A window from gamma proteobacterium SS-5 encodes these proteins:
- a CDS encoding transglycosylase domain-containing protein, producing MTYELLLALFLALSPYLDQAPADSDTALYQLNGEQAVGLARGACRSLMDSPAVTLFGVPLGQFIDEMIGSVPPDQVAAIFAEDFKPKLAKLGLDYDQSIAFYLSICHPQPSAAHLAAPERIDAALDILKQTRKDILLHLGRQPFGSKRHRSVFRLANGEVVFDSARDGEGDWQLLEKIPIKLQQALIAVEDKQFYRHKGIDINSLIRAANKSLEGNYQGGSTITQQLVKNLYYYQQQKQRPERDNPRLRRKLGELIIARELELQWGKKAILEAYFNVVNFGRGSRGAAAAAQLLFGKPLARLNLGQLATLAAMPKRPGALPFSAHFEELKGRQHYVLEQMVQEGYISQRDADKHRLQAYPFIDQEAAQGQQLLPYRHYLRNAQLDPWLDYYWQDFAVQATLALHPGIQALAEQALVQGLSRYERRFQGKAPKDGVPEVQGAVVVMDHHSGDVLALQGGTPWVHQDGKLVANEYDRASREYRQPGSTLKPFTYLMALENGLTPSDQIPDYGLQLPLLSPFDQPWRPSNYSREEGGSHSLRYGLEHSRNLMTAWLLEMTHIGNYAYDDPYDSNPAKALDAVRRLSLEFGIYCSQAEIKQDQCPSPMAAPVRHYPFILGAQETSLLRMVTAYARIANGGVPIKPRFIKRFELALGDEGGQQQALDSPLNKNAQFRRVAVDPRSLFQLKSLLMGVTQRGTAARLARFGDKVAGKTGTTDDYRDAWFIGFTSSLTLGVWVGYVDQRSLGPGATGSQVALPIFETLLEGLLKGEPQRDHLSHFPAYAEHHSLLREPPAGLVSLALDPVSGCAQQDIGARSQIEYFKQENSFLVDSASCGLGYAHYSSLGGDLFQANALDSLGDPFEFRFPDETHEAEPWRKRDDGHFGSSSWIMGDTP from the coding sequence ATGACTTACGAATTGCTCCTCGCCCTGTTTCTGGCGCTATCCCCCTACCTGGATCAGGCCCCTGCCGATAGCGACACCGCCCTGTACCAGCTCAACGGCGAACAGGCGGTGGGCCTGGCCCGTGGTGCCTGCCGCAGCCTGATGGACTCACCGGCAGTGACCCTGTTTGGCGTACCCCTGGGCCAGTTCATCGACGAGATGATCGGCTCGGTCCCGCCGGATCAGGTAGCTGCCATCTTTGCCGAGGACTTCAAGCCCAAGCTGGCCAAGCTGGGGCTGGACTATGATCAGTCCATCGCCTTTTATCTATCCATCTGCCATCCCCAGCCATCGGCGGCGCACCTGGCCGCGCCGGAACGCATCGACGCCGCCCTGGATATCCTCAAGCAAACCCGCAAGGACATACTGCTTCACCTCGGGCGTCAGCCGTTTGGCAGCAAGCGCCATCGCAGCGTCTTCCGTCTGGCCAATGGCGAGGTGGTGTTCGACTCGGCCAGGGACGGGGAGGGCGACTGGCAGCTGCTGGAGAAGATCCCAATCAAGCTGCAACAGGCGCTGATTGCCGTGGAAGACAAGCAGTTCTACCGGCACAAGGGTATAGATATCAACAGCCTGATCCGCGCCGCCAACAAGAGCCTGGAGGGCAACTACCAGGGTGGCTCCACCATCACCCAGCAGTTGGTGAAGAACCTCTATTACTATCAGCAGCAGAAGCAGAGGCCGGAGCGGGACAACCCGCGCCTGCGGCGCAAGCTGGGTGAGCTGATCATCGCCCGCGAGCTGGAGCTGCAATGGGGCAAGAAGGCCATCCTGGAGGCCTATTTCAATGTGGTCAATTTCGGCCGTGGCAGCCGGGGCGCGGCGGCAGCGGCGCAGTTGCTGTTCGGCAAGCCCCTGGCCCGGCTCAACCTAGGCCAGCTGGCCACCCTGGCGGCCATGCCCAAGCGCCCCGGTGCGCTGCCCTTTTCGGCGCATTTCGAGGAACTCAAGGGCCGTCAGCACTATGTGCTGGAGCAGATGGTCCAGGAGGGCTACATCAGCCAGCGCGATGCCGACAAACACCGCTTGCAGGCCTACCCCTTCATCGATCAGGAGGCGGCTCAGGGTCAGCAGCTCTTGCCCTATCGGCATTATCTGCGCAACGCCCAGCTCGACCCCTGGCTGGACTATTACTGGCAGGACTTCGCCGTGCAGGCCACCCTGGCCCTGCACCCCGGCATCCAGGCCCTGGCCGAGCAGGCCCTGGTGCAGGGCCTGAGCCGTTATGAGCGGCGCTTCCAGGGCAAGGCACCCAAGGATGGCGTGCCCGAGGTGCAGGGTGCCGTGGTGGTGATGGACCACCACAGTGGCGACGTGCTGGCCCTGCAGGGCGGCACCCCCTGGGTACATCAGGATGGCAAGCTGGTAGCCAATGAGTACGATCGGGCTAGTCGCGAATACCGCCAGCCCGGTTCCACCCTGAAGCCCTTCACCTATCTGATGGCGTTGGAGAACGGCCTCACCCCCAGTGATCAGATCCCCGACTACGGCCTGCAACTGCCCTTGCTGTCGCCCTTCGATCAGCCCTGGCGGCCAAGCAACTACAGTCGCGAGGAGGGTGGCAGCCACAGCCTGCGCTACGGCCTGGAACACTCACGCAACCTGATGACCGCCTGGCTGCTGGAGATGACCCACATCGGCAATTACGCCTACGACGACCCCTACGATTCCAATCCGGCCAAGGCCCTGGACGCGGTGCGCCGCCTCAGTCTGGAGTTCGGCATCTACTGCTCACAGGCAGAGATCAAACAGGACCAGTGCCCCAGCCCCATGGCCGCGCCGGTGCGCCATTACCCCTTTATTCTCGGTGCCCAGGAGACCTCGCTGCTGCGCATGGTCACCGCCTATGCCCGCATCGCCAACGGTGGGGTGCCGATCAAGCCGCGCTTCATCAAGCGCTTTGAGCTGGCGCTGGGCGATGAGGGGGGGCAACAACAGGCCCTGGACAGCCCGTTGAACAAGAATGCCCAGTTCCGCCGGGTGGCGGTGGACCCGCGCTCCCTGTTCCAGCTGAAGAGCCTGTTGATGGGGGTGACCCAGCGCGGCACGGCGGCGCGGCTGGCCCGCTTTGGTGACAAGGTGGCGGGCAAGACCGGTACCACGGACGACTACCGCGATGCCTGGTTCATCGGCTTCACCAGCTCTCTCACCCTGGGCGTCTGGGTCGGCTACGTGGATCAGCGCAGCCTGGGCCCTGGCGCCACCGGCAGCCAGGTTGCCCTGCCCATCTTCGAGACCCTGCTGGAGGGCCTGCTCAAGGGCGAGCCCCAGCGCGACCACCTCAGCCACTTTCCCGCCTACGCCGAGCACCATTCCCTGCTGCGCGAGCCCCCCGCCGGGCTGGTGAGCCTGGCGCTGGACCCGGTCAGCGGCTGCGCCCAGCAGGATATAGGCGCGCGCAGCCAGATCGAATACTTCAAGCAGGAAAACAGCTTCCTGGTGGACAGCGCCAGCTGTGGGCTGGGCTACGCCCATTATTCCTCCCTCGGCGGCGACCTGTTCCAGGCCAACGCCCTGGACTCCCTCGGCGACCCCTTTGAGTTCCGTTTCCCCGACGAAACGCACGAGGCGGAGCCCTGGCGCAAACGCGACGACGGCCATTTTGGCTCCTCTTCCTGGATCATGGGAGATACACCATGA
- a CDS encoding diguanylate cyclase, producing the protein MPQILVIEDNRALAVVAKSLIEKEPGYSALVAASRVAALRLIADNPQGFSAAVADLNLPDAPNGEVVTEVIAADIPTLVLTGAYGEDMRERMHGLGVVDYIIKQGVASYEYACDLVRRIHKNRSIQVLLVDDSRSATLVLRKQLEVMCLNPLLARSGKEALELLDQHPDIRLVFTDYHMPQMDGFELCRRIRERHAKGELAIIGLSGQSDARLSSRFLKSGADDFLAKPVVYEELLCRVNQNLNLLEYIETIKDISNRDYLTRLHNRRYFFSKGQALYAQAKKTGSALSAAMIDIDFFKKINDSQGHEGGDVALKHMAELLRNAFAGELVARFGGEEFCILLQQPQQTAQASLDAFRQLVADSPVTQEGYHFGFTLSIGLSDQPGADLDAMLALADAALYRAKQEGRNRLVYADRPLEIGADYDGNIRNRERAAH; encoded by the coding sequence ATGCCTCAGATTTTAGTAATAGAAGACAACCGTGCCCTGGCCGTGGTGGCCAAATCCCTGATTGAGAAAGAACCGGGCTACAGCGCCCTGGTGGCAGCCAGCCGCGTCGCTGCCTTGCGGCTGATTGCCGACAATCCCCAGGGCTTCAGCGCTGCGGTGGCCGATCTCAATCTGCCCGACGCCCCCAACGGCGAGGTAGTGACCGAGGTGATTGCCGCGGACATCCCCACCCTGGTGCTCACCGGGGCCTATGGCGAGGACATGCGAGAGCGTATGCACGGCCTGGGCGTGGTGGACTATATCATCAAGCAGGGCGTGGCGTCCTACGAGTACGCCTGTGACCTGGTGCGCCGCATCCACAAGAACCGCTCGATCCAGGTACTGCTGGTGGACGACTCACGCAGCGCCACCCTGGTATTGCGCAAACAATTGGAGGTCATGTGTCTCAACCCCCTGCTGGCGCGCAGTGGCAAGGAGGCGCTGGAGCTGCTTGACCAGCACCCGGATATTCGACTGGTATTCACCGACTACCACATGCCGCAGATGGATGGCTTTGAGCTGTGCCGACGCATTCGCGAGCGCCACGCCAAGGGCGAGCTGGCCATCATTGGCCTGTCCGGCCAGTCCGATGCCCGCCTCTCCAGCCGTTTTCTCAAGAGTGGGGCGGATGATTTTCTGGCCAAGCCCGTGGTCTATGAGGAACTGCTGTGCCGGGTCAACCAGAACCTGAACCTGCTGGAATACATAGAGACCATCAAGGACATCTCCAACCGCGACTACCTCACCCGGCTGCACAACCGCCGCTACTTCTTCAGCAAGGGCCAGGCCCTCTATGCCCAGGCAAAAAAGACCGGCTCAGCCCTGAGCGCGGCCATGATCGATATCGATTTCTTCAAAAAGATCAACGACAGTCAGGGCCACGAAGGCGGCGATGTCGCCCTCAAACACATGGCGGAACTGCTCAGAAACGCCTTTGCCGGGGAGCTGGTGGCCCGCTTTGGCGGCGAGGAATTCTGCATCCTGCTGCAACAACCGCAGCAGACCGCCCAGGCCTCACTGGATGCCTTCCGCCAACTGGTGGCGGATTCACCGGTCACCCAGGAGGGCTATCACTTCGGCTTCACCCTCAGCATCGGCCTGAGCGATCAGCCCGGCGCCGACCTGGATGCCATGCTCGCCCTGGCCGATGCCGCCCTCTATCGGGCCAAGCAAGAGGGGCGCAACCGCTTGGTGTATGCCGACAGGCCGCTGGAGATCGGCGCGGATTACGACGGCAACATCCGCAACCGGGAGCGGGCCGCGCACTAA
- a CDS encoding HDOD domain-containing protein, producing MQSTQDIIKGVKIPPQPHLLQEIQAELQRPNANLTSIGKLISNDVALSAAVLKTINSPFFGRGKKISSIPQAIVLLGVKATLSLVTGFALRQSFDQQGLSLPRFWDAATNCARLSAFAARHLGLMEPDSPYTLGLFHDVGIPLMAQRFPDYLDTLKQANEAETGLFTDTENQRYGADHTVIGYIVCRDWGLPPEIRQALRSHHDLEACLGPKAPHDDPANQMVALLKLAECGDSLFRTDQPDKEWQRFGPLVLEFLCLSEDDANELFEDMRDLLLSGGD from the coding sequence ATGCAATCGACCCAGGATATCATCAAGGGGGTCAAGATCCCCCCGCAACCCCATTTGTTGCAAGAGATTCAGGCGGAGCTGCAACGGCCCAACGCCAATCTGACCAGCATCGGCAAGCTGATCAGCAACGACGTGGCCCTGTCCGCCGCCGTGCTGAAAACGATCAACTCGCCCTTTTTCGGCCGAGGCAAGAAGATCTCTTCCATCCCCCAGGCCATAGTGTTGCTCGGCGTCAAGGCCACCCTGAGCCTGGTCACCGGCTTTGCCCTGCGCCAGAGTTTTGATCAGCAGGGCCTGAGCCTGCCTCGCTTCTGGGATGCCGCCACCAACTGCGCCCGGCTGAGCGCCTTTGCCGCCAGGCACCTGGGGCTGATGGAGCCCGACTCCCCCTATACCCTGGGGCTGTTTCACGATGTGGGCATCCCGCTGATGGCACAGCGTTTTCCCGATTATCTGGATACCCTGAAGCAGGCCAACGAGGCCGAAACCGGGCTGTTTACCGATACCGAAAACCAGCGCTATGGTGCCGATCATACGGTGATCGGCTACATCGTCTGCCGCGATTGGGGCCTGCCGCCGGAGATCCGCCAGGCCCTGCGCAGCCACCATGACCTGGAGGCCTGCCTCGGCCCCAAGGCCCCGCACGATGACCCCGCCAACCAAATGGTGGCCCTGCTCAAGCTGGCCGAGTGCGGCGATAGCCTGTTCCGTACCGACCAGCCGGACAAGGAGTGGCAGCGCTTCGGCCCGCTGGTGCTGGAATTCCTCTGCCTGAGCGAGGATGACGCCAACGAACTGTTTGAAGACATGCGCGACCTCTTGCTCAGCGGCGGGGACTGA
- a CDS encoding PAS domain S-box protein — translation MSISAQVNFRRPVTLVVIGYLLCLLLLGLATSLALQRLDAQNHSLRQVVQLNMVKARLMGQMRDAIRERITLLTTALHLQDPFEIDELWQRFNAQASRFIKARLTLLDMPLSEDQRADLVQQSQIIRQANPVVEETFARLREGRIEDRVQVARTISVVNGDFAEQLQRMIDLQQDTSEQAVRQSERLNAEARRELMAYLALALVIATLILLLVVVLIIRQSRAMQSLLEQLNIANQDLEARVAARTAELRQQSQRNEVIVNAAMDGFFVVNTQERFLDCNDSYCRMLGYSREELLDLRVRDVEVDDTPQQIRQRIERILRLGHDRFDARHRCKDGHIIDVEVNISASDEAGQRLLYSYVHDISQRKRAEASLALMASTFDTHEAIIITDADNRIIRVNKAFERTTGYSAEEVLGQAPNLLRSDRHEPGFYQTMWDELQRQGHWEGEIWNQRKNGEIYPEWLSITAVRDERGEIGNYVAHFTDISQIKGQQEQLQRLANEEQVLSDLLHRSLSDLDMKHFLDYALDLLIKQLPRLHLSHGAIFLLVREESGKVLEMAAEHRISEAIKAQCQRVELGHCLCGKAAQTKEMIICDHLDENHRVQYEGMIDHGHFILPLLYSDELLGIVSLAYHPGHQGDEADVEFLKRIAIVLGLGIHKRQSEQELLDAKLQAEQANRAKSDFLSSMSHELRTPLNAIIGFSQLLEMDPLEEAQQESVQEISSAGRHLLELINEILDLAKIESGRVDLNIAPVELAPLIRQCQTLITPLAQKQGIRIELPALDEGLQVLADATRLKQVLLNLLSNAVKYNRPQGQVRLHLQRPAADRLRLAVEDTGQGISAEDQARLFEPFNRLQAEHSEVEGTGIGLVIAKTLIELMHGRIGLSSTPGVGSTFWLELPLAETEADQAGAAEVAEEEAETASGLVEKRAKVLYIEDNPANLRLVSRAMERQPQIRLISAMEPEQGLQLARSQRPDLILLDINLPGMSGYEVLAKLRQEDCCSDTPIIAVTANAMESDRAQALQAGFDDYLRKPLDMALLFSTLEQYLNPEH, via the coding sequence ATGTCAATTTCCGCTCAGGTCAACTTCCGCCGCCCGGTCACCCTGGTGGTCATCGGCTATCTGCTTTGCCTGCTATTGCTTGGGCTGGCCACCAGTCTGGCCTTGCAGCGGCTGGATGCGCAGAACCACAGCCTGCGCCAGGTGGTGCAGCTGAACATGGTCAAGGCGCGGCTGATGGGGCAGATGCGCGATGCCATCCGCGAGCGTATCACCCTGCTGACCACCGCCCTGCACCTGCAAGATCCCTTTGAGATCGATGAACTGTGGCAGCGCTTCAACGCCCAGGCCAGTCGTTTCATCAAGGCCCGCCTGACCCTGCTGGATATGCCCCTGAGCGAGGATCAGCGGGCCGATCTGGTACAGCAAAGCCAGATCATCCGCCAGGCCAACCCGGTGGTGGAGGAGACCTTTGCGCGCCTGCGCGAAGGCCGCATCGAGGACCGCGTGCAGGTGGCGCGTACCATCAGCGTGGTCAACGGCGACTTTGCCGAGCAACTGCAACGCATGATCGACCTGCAACAGGATACCTCGGAGCAGGCGGTGCGCCAGAGTGAGCGGCTCAATGCCGAGGCGCGACGGGAACTCATGGCCTACCTGGCCCTGGCCCTGGTCATAGCCACCCTGATCCTGCTGCTGGTGGTCGTCCTGATCATTCGCCAATCCCGCGCCATGCAATCCCTGCTGGAACAGCTCAATATTGCCAATCAGGACCTGGAGGCCAGGGTGGCGGCGCGTACCGCCGAGCTGCGGCAGCAGAGCCAACGCAACGAGGTAATCGTCAATGCGGCCATGGATGGCTTTTTCGTGGTGAACACCCAGGAGCGGTTTCTCGATTGCAACGATAGCTATTGCCGCATGCTCGGCTATAGCCGCGAGGAGCTGCTCGATCTCCGGGTTCGGGATGTGGAGGTGGATGATACGCCGCAGCAGATTCGGCAGCGCATCGAGCGCATCCTGCGCCTGGGGCATGACCGCTTCGATGCCCGTCACCGCTGCAAGGACGGCCACATCATCGATGTCGAGGTCAACATCAGCGCCAGCGACGAGGCCGGACAGCGGCTGTTGTACAGCTATGTCCATGACATAAGCCAGCGCAAGCGGGCCGAGGCCAGCCTGGCCCTGATGGCCAGCACCTTCGACACCCATGAGGCGATCATCATCACCGATGCCGACAACCGCATCATCCGCGTCAACAAGGCCTTTGAGCGAACCACCGGTTACAGCGCCGAGGAGGTGCTGGGCCAGGCCCCCAATCTGCTGCGCTCGGACCGGCACGAGCCCGGCTTTTATCAGACCATGTGGGATGAGCTGCAACGCCAGGGCCACTGGGAGGGGGAGATCTGGAACCAGCGCAAGAACGGCGAGATCTATCCCGAGTGGCTGAGCATCACCGCCGTGCGGGACGAGCGGGGTGAGATTGGCAACTATGTGGCCCATTTTACCGACATCTCCCAGATCAAGGGCCAGCAGGAGCAGCTACAACGCCTGGCCAACGAGGAGCAGGTGCTGTCCGACCTGCTGCACCGCTCCCTGTCCGATCTGGACATGAAACACTTTCTGGATTACGCCCTGGACCTGCTGATCAAGCAGTTGCCGCGCCTGCATCTGTCCCACGGCGCCATCTTCCTGCTGGTACGGGAGGAGAGCGGCAAGGTGCTGGAAATGGCGGCGGAGCACCGCATCAGCGAGGCCATCAAGGCCCAGTGCCAACGGGTGGAGCTGGGCCACTGCCTGTGCGGCAAGGCGGCCCAGACCAAAGAGATGATCATCTGTGACCACCTGGACGAAAACCACAGAGTTCAATACGAGGGCATGATCGACCATGGTCATTTTATCCTGCCCCTGCTCTACAGTGACGAGCTGCTGGGCATAGTATCCCTGGCCTATCACCCCGGTCATCAGGGGGATGAGGCAGACGTTGAATTCCTCAAGCGCATCGCCATCGTCCTGGGGCTGGGCATCCACAAGCGGCAATCGGAGCAGGAGTTGCTCGATGCCAAGCTCCAGGCGGAGCAGGCCAACCGGGCCAAGTCAGACTTCCTCTCCAGCATGAGCCATGAGCTGCGTACCCCGCTGAACGCCATCATCGGCTTCTCGCAACTGCTGGAGATGGACCCCCTGGAGGAGGCCCAGCAGGAATCGGTGCAGGAGATCAGCAGTGCCGGGCGGCACCTGCTGGAGCTGATCAATGAAATCCTCGATCTGGCCAAGATCGAATCCGGCCGGGTTGACCTGAACATAGCCCCGGTCGAATTGGCCCCGTTGATCCGGCAATGCCAGACCCTGATTACCCCGCTGGCGCAGAAGCAAGGCATCCGCATCGAACTGCCCGCGCTGGATGAGGGCCTGCAGGTGCTGGCCGACGCCACCCGGCTGAAGCAGGTGCTGCTCAACCTGCTCAGCAATGCGGTGAAATACAACCGGCCCCAGGGCCAGGTCAGGCTGCACCTGCAACGGCCCGCGGCCGACCGCCTGCGCCTGGCGGTGGAGGACACAGGCCAGGGCATATCCGCCGAGGATCAGGCGCGCCTGTTCGAGCCGTTCAACCGGTTGCAGGCAGAGCACAGCGAGGTGGAGGGCACGGGCATTGGCCTGGTCATCGCCAAGACCCTGATCGAACTCATGCACGGCCGCATCGGCCTGAGCAGCACCCCAGGGGTGGGCAGCACCTTCTGGCTGGAACTGCCGCTGGCGGAGACCGAGGCCGACCAGGCAGGGGCCGCCGAGGTGGCGGAAGAGGAGGCCGAGACGGCCTCCGGCCTGGTGGAAAAACGCGCCAAGGTGCTCTATATCGAAGACAACCCGGCCAATCTGCGCCTGGTCAGCCGTGCCATGGAGCGGCAACCACAGATTCGCCTGATCAGCGCCATGGAGCCGGAACAGGGCCTGCAACTGGCCCGCTCGCAACGGCCTGACCTGATCCTGCTGGACATCAACCTGCCGGGCATGAGCGGCTATGAGGTGCTGGCCAAGCTCAGGCAAGAGGACTGCTGCTCTGATACCCCCATCATCGCCGTCACCGCCAACGCCATGGAAAGCGACCGCGCCCAGGCCCTGCAGGCCGGCTTCGACGACTACCTGCGCAAACCCCTGGACATGGCCCTGCTGTTCAGCACCCTGGAGCAATACCTGAACCCAGAACACTAA
- a CDS encoding cation:proton antiporter yields MPLSDILLVSMGLLLLAILASGLFRRLALPYSVMLVIIGLGLAQWSEHWSALAPLRQFRLTPELVFFIFLPTLVFESGLNLDARQLLKNLAPILSLAVPALLLSSAIIGLGLWALLGLELPVALLFGALISATDPVAVVALFKEIGAPRRLNILVEGESLFNDATAIVLFGILLGLVVSGEGMSLTGAGLAALDFLWVFFGGTLVGGGLALLLCELQSRLRIAIDGILALSLVMAYASFILAEHLLHVSGVMACVGAALVLGSYGVNRLPQGAEQSLGEVWEFLALVANSLLFLLVGLSIDVGDLWQQAGAIGLAVALVLLARAAGLYSLVPLTTRLFRLPPVSRHEQHIMWWGGLKGGLAIAIALSIPEQVAAREMLISLTLGVVLFTLLVNAPSIRPLMRYLGMDRLGPDEQAEIQQAKELVRDSARQRLREFQALGLLGPSNAERLEGQIQAEFADQQPRQRPELASRQAYLLALHTELNRLEELFHLGLIDQYSYLDIRHILLIDRDRHDGQADTNARDLPPAQVSIFVRLERQILRWLRERNWATGLLSRYQLLRLEHRLQRDIAGVLLCHSVLERLSEAGHLQGEELDRLNRLYHQRLQRRSERLAEIRASFPLLHELFERSAFSRAAFQAALLRLRQELHHGQIGAKAYQRLSGQLQGLIDQLSKPHLQLDHDAPLPWLRQVPLFATLSRPALEALSTKVREQTYLRNDIIIGEGEHGDALYIIKQGQVRVLHQGETLADLGDKEFFGETALLGQSTRTATVQAQCPTQLWRLTRQDVLELADEYQEIAAQLEQAKTERRL; encoded by the coding sequence ATGCCCTTGTCCGACATCCTGCTCGTCTCCATGGGCCTGCTGTTGCTGGCCATCCTCGCCTCCGGGCTGTTTCGCCGCCTGGCGCTGCCCTATTCGGTGATGCTGGTGATCATCGGCCTGGGCCTGGCCCAGTGGAGCGAGCACTGGTCGGCGCTGGCCCCGCTGCGCCAGTTCCGCCTCACCCCTGAGCTGGTATTCTTCATCTTTCTGCCCACCCTCGTGTTCGAGTCGGGGCTGAATCTGGACGCCCGTCAGCTACTGAAGAACCTGGCCCCCATCCTCAGTCTGGCGGTGCCCGCCCTGCTGCTCTCCAGCGCCATCATCGGCCTGGGCCTGTGGGCCCTGCTGGGGCTGGAGCTGCCGGTGGCGCTGCTGTTTGGCGCGCTCATCTCGGCCACCGACCCGGTGGCGGTGGTGGCCCTGTTCAAGGAGATCGGCGCGCCCCGGCGGCTGAATATCCTGGTGGAGGGCGAGTCCCTGTTCAACGACGCCACCGCCATCGTCCTGTTCGGTATCCTGCTGGGGCTGGTGGTCAGCGGCGAGGGCATGAGCCTGACCGGGGCCGGGCTGGCGGCGCTGGATTTTCTCTGGGTGTTTTTCGGCGGCACCCTGGTGGGCGGCGGCCTGGCGCTGCTGTTGTGCGAGCTGCAAAGTCGGCTGCGCATCGCCATCGACGGCATCCTCGCCCTATCCCTGGTAATGGCCTACGCCAGCTTTATCCTGGCCGAGCACCTGCTGCATGTATCCGGGGTCATGGCCTGCGTCGGCGCCGCCCTGGTGCTGGGCAGCTATGGGGTCAACCGCCTGCCCCAAGGGGCGGAGCAGAGCCTGGGCGAGGTCTGGGAGTTCCTTGCCCTGGTGGCCAATTCCCTGCTGTTTCTGCTGGTGGGCCTGTCTATCGACGTGGGCGATCTCTGGCAGCAGGCCGGGGCCATTGGCCTGGCCGTGGCGCTGGTGCTGCTGGCACGCGCCGCCGGTCTGTACAGCCTGGTGCCCCTGACCACACGCCTGTTCCGGCTGCCGCCGGTATCCCGCCATGAGCAGCACATCATGTGGTGGGGCGGGCTCAAGGGCGGGCTGGCGATTGCCATTGCGCTGTCCATCCCCGAGCAGGTGGCAGCACGGGAGATGCTCATCAGCCTGACCCTGGGGGTGGTGCTGTTTACCCTGCTGGTGAACGCGCCGAGTATCCGCCCGCTGATGCGCTACCTGGGCATGGACCGGCTCGGCCCGGACGAACAGGCGGAGATCCAGCAGGCCAAGGAACTGGTGCGGGACAGCGCCCGGCAGCGGCTGCGGGAGTTTCAGGCCCTCGGCCTGCTTGGCCCGAGCAATGCCGAGCGCCTGGAGGGCCAGATCCAGGCTGAGTTTGCCGACCAGCAGCCCCGGCAGCGGCCGGAACTGGCCAGCCGCCAGGCCTATCTGTTGGCCCTGCACACCGAGCTGAACCGGCTCGAGGAGCTGTTTCACCTGGGCCTGATTGACCAGTACAGCTACCTGGACATACGCCACATCCTGCTCATCGACCGGGATCGGCACGACGGCCAGGCCGATACCAATGCCCGCGACCTGCCGCCGGCCCAAGTCAGTATCTTTGTGCGCCTGGAGCGGCAGATCCTGCGCTGGCTGCGCGAGCGCAACTGGGCCACAGGGCTGCTCTCGCGCTATCAGCTGCTGCGCCTGGAGCACCGATTGCAGCGCGACATCGCCGGTGTGCTGCTCTGTCACAGCGTGCTTGAGCGCCTGAGCGAGGCCGGCCATCTGCAGGGCGAGGAGCTGGACCGGCTGAACCGGCTGTATCACCAGCGCCTGCAGCGGCGCAGCGAGCGGCTGGCGGAGATCCGCGCCAGCTTTCCGCTGCTGCATGAGCTGTTCGAACGATCGGCCTTCTCCCGCGCCGCCTTTCAGGCCGCCCTGTTGCGCCTGCGCCAAGAACTTCACCACGGCCAGATCGGCGCCAAGGCCTATCAGCGCCTCAGCGGCCAGCTCCAGGGCCTGATCGACCAGCTGAGCAAGCCACACCTACAGCTGGACCACGACGCCCCCCTGCCCTGGCTGCGCCAGGTACCCCTGTTTGCCACCCTGTCTCGCCCGGCGCTGGAGGCCTTGAGCACCAAGGTGCGCGAGCAGACCTATCTGCGCAACGACATCATTATCGGCGAGGGCGAACATGGCGATGCCCTCTACATCATCAAGCAGGGGCAGGTGCGGGTGCTGCACCAGGGCGAGACCCTGGCCGACCTTGGCGACAAGGAGTTTTTCGGCGAGACCGCCCTGCTCGGCCAGTCCACCCGCACCGCCACGGTACAGGCGCAGTGCCCCACCCAGCTATGGCGCCTGACCCGGCAGGACGTGCTGGAGTTGGCCGATGAGTACCAGGAAATCGCCGCGCAGCTAGAGCAGGCGAAAACCGAACGCCGTCTTTAG